From a single Ignavibacteria bacterium genomic region:
- a CDS encoding T9SS type A sorting domain-containing protein: MKSLKFLKILFLLSLLFLPATLRSQTPGNWWNDAVFYEIFVRSFYDANGDGKGDFRGLIQKLDYLNDGDPNTKTDLGITGIWLMPINPSPSYHGYDVNDYRGIASDYGTMNDFKEFLVKAHQRGIKVIIDLVMNHTSRQNPWFAASTDPSSPYRNYYIWRNTNPGYTGTWGQTVWHPFNSNYYFGMFSSGMPDLDYSYAPVKNDMFNIVRYWLDTLNVDGFRLDAIKHLFENGQIMEHVPATFSFLQEFRTYYKSVDPNAFVVGEVWSSTAQVVPYSNGTRLDACFEFDLASAIINAVKNSAPAGLANKVSSVVSSYQPLQYATFLSNHDQDRVYGILNQNEKWMKLAASVYLTLPGIPFIYYGEEIGMNGYGQDQNKRRPMPWTPGTNGGFTTGTPWYALGTPYTTNNIQTMSGDPGSILSRYRNLIHLRNKEEALRRGGYRAGTSSNANIYSFGRDLDNEVVYVIHNFSDFPVANFTVSMNQSNLDPGNFFVYDLESGASLGQVTVNFQGGFAGFAIPGELAGKGSMIIKLQTSPSGIENESENPGSFNLYQNFPNPFNPSTTINYTIARQAFVDVSVYDIRGNFVKRLLSDTQEPGSHTIEFAPNGMASGVYLVRVTAGAETKTIKATLLK, encoded by the coding sequence ATGAAATCCTTAAAATTCCTTAAAATTCTCTTCCTGCTTTCACTTCTTTTTCTACCTGCAACACTCCGATCACAAACACCCGGAAACTGGTGGAACGATGCAGTGTTTTATGAAATTTTCGTAAGAAGTTTCTATGATGCAAACGGAGATGGCAAGGGAGATTTCCGGGGATTGATACAAAAACTGGATTATCTGAACGATGGCGACCCGAACACAAAAACCGATCTTGGAATCACGGGTATATGGCTTATGCCGATAAATCCATCTCCAAGTTATCACGGTTACGATGTGAATGACTACAGAGGAATTGCTTCAGACTACGGAACAATGAACGATTTCAAGGAATTTCTTGTAAAAGCACACCAACGGGGAATAAAAGTAATTATCGATCTGGTTATGAACCACACTTCAAGACAAAATCCATGGTTCGCCGCTTCAACCGATCCTTCCTCGCCTTATAGGAACTATTATATCTGGCGAAACACGAATCCCGGTTACACAGGAACCTGGGGACAGACCGTTTGGCATCCATTCAACAGCAACTACTATTTTGGGATGTTCTCCAGCGGAATGCCCGACCTCGACTACAGCTACGCGCCCGTTAAGAATGATATGTTTAACATCGTCCGTTACTGGCTCGATACTCTGAATGTTGACGGATTCAGACTTGACGCCATAAAACACCTTTTTGAAAACGGTCAGATAATGGAACATGTGCCGGCAACATTTTCGTTTCTGCAGGAGTTCAGGACTTACTATAAAAGTGTAGATCCGAATGCGTTTGTGGTAGGCGAAGTGTGGTCTTCAACTGCACAGGTGGTACCCTACTCAAACGGTACGCGACTTGACGCGTGCTTTGAATTTGATCTTGCATCTGCAATCATCAATGCCGTAAAAAATTCTGCCCCGGCCGGACTCGCAAACAAAGTGTCATCCGTGGTTTCATCGTATCAGCCGTTGCAGTACGCCACATTTCTTAGCAATCACGATCAGGACAGGGTTTACGGGATCCTCAATCAAAATGAGAAATGGATGAAACTTGCCGCATCAGTGTATCTTACACTTCCGGGAATTCCGTTTATTTATTACGGTGAAGAGATCGGCATGAATGGATATGGTCAGGATCAGAATAAAAGACGGCCCATGCCCTGGACACCGGGGACAAACGGCGGATTCACAACGGGCACTCCCTGGTATGCTCTTGGAACACCCTACACCACAAATAATATTCAGACCATGTCAGGCGATCCGGGTTCAATTCTGAGTCGCTACAGAAATCTGATTCATCTTCGCAACAAAGAGGAAGCCCTTCGCAGAGGTGGATACCGCGCCGGCACTTCATCAAATGCAAATATTTATTCATTCGGAAGAGACCTCGATAATGAGGTTGTGTATGTGATTCACAATTTCAGCGATTTCCCCGTCGCCAATTTTACTGTCTCAATGAACCAGTCTAACCTTGATCCGGGAAATTTCTTCGTTTATGATCTCGAGTCTGGAGCAAGTCTTGGTCAGGTTACAGTTAATTTTCAGGGAGGTTTTGCAGGTTTTGCGATTCCGGGTGAACTGGCGGGAAAGGGATCAATGATTATTAAACTTCAGACCAGTCCGTCAGGCATCGAAAATGAATCGGAAAATCCGGGTTCATTCAATTTGTATCAAAATTTCCCCAATCCATTTAATCCTTCGACAACAATCAACTACACTATAGCCAGACAGGCTTTTGTCGATGTGTCGGTTTACGACATCAGAGGAAATTTTGTAAAGCGACTGCTTTCCGATACCCAGGAACCGGGAAGCCATACAATCGAATTCGCACCAAATGGTATGGCTTCAGGCGTATATCTTGTAAGAGTAACGGCAGGAGCCGAAACGAAGACAATAAAAGCTACTCTTTTGAAATAA
- a CDS encoding DMT family transporter, with translation MKKHLRSDSKVFPFLSLIVLAVIWGSSFILMKRGLEAYSPIQVGALRVVLSALVLLPVAWKHHHQFLRKYWKHFLFFACVTNLLPAILFAQAQSQISSSLAGILNSMTPIFTFGIGIIFFASPFKVNQAAGLIMGIAGSVMLILFSGGGLGNINYYALFVVLATMFYGMGNNFLRKHFMGIPPVALTAVSFLTVLPVAFTILVLAGFFGTVTTHPLAMQSLGYIFILAIVGTAMSLILFNKLIQTTSAVFASTVTYLIPIVAVAWGLLDGETISIMHIGGLILIISGIWFVSKG, from the coding sequence ATGAAAAAACATCTCCGTTCCGACAGTAAAGTTTTCCCGTTTCTCTCCCTTATTGTTTTGGCAGTGATTTGGGGCAGTTCTTTCATTTTGATGAAAAGGGGACTTGAGGCTTATTCGCCCATTCAGGTGGGAGCGCTGAGGGTTGTTCTCTCTGCTTTGGTGTTGTTGCCTGTTGCCTGGAAACATCATCACCAGTTTCTCAGAAAATACTGGAAGCACTTCCTCTTTTTCGCTTGTGTGACCAATCTCCTGCCGGCAATCCTTTTTGCACAGGCACAATCGCAGATATCCAGTTCGCTCGCTGGAATTCTTAACAGCATGACTCCGATTTTCACATTTGGAATTGGAATCATTTTTTTCGCTTCGCCATTCAAAGTAAATCAGGCAGCAGGACTGATAATGGGAATTGCAGGCTCTGTGATGTTGATTCTTTTCAGTGGCGGCGGACTCGGTAATATTAACTATTACGCTCTATTTGTCGTATTGGCAACCATGTTTTATGGTATGGGAAACAACTTTCTCAGGAAGCACTTTATGGGAATTCCACCCGTTGCTTTGACTGCAGTTTCTTTTTTAACCGTTCTTCCCGTCGCATTCACAATCCTGGTATTAGCAGGATTTTTCGGGACAGTTACAACGCATCCTTTGGCGATGCAATCCCTCGGATATATCTTTATCCTTGCAATCGTCGGAACCGCCATGTCGCTCATTCTGTTCAACAAACTGATTCAAACAACCTCAGCGGTTTTTGCATCAACCGTTACTTACCTGATACCGATTGTTGCCGTAGCGTGGGGCTTGCTTGATGGTGAGACCATCTCAATAATGCACATTGGAGGATTGATACTTATCATCTCGGGTATATGGTTTGTAAGTAAGGGATGA
- a CDS encoding AAA family ATPase yields the protein MKKNIPSKSSNYASLIEEDAFYVDKTKYIKVLESINDKYLFFLRPRRFGKSLLLSMLEYYYGIQHRERFDELFGQYFIGQPENVTPLRNSYYILNFSFSGIKTDNADSIEKEFNSEVSSQIMKFLNTYSIGSEDDFRVFEGNLSSPDLMRKFFTLFRKYVPAGKVYVLIDEYDHFTNELFSFNTDHFKEIVARNGWVRKFYEVIKQFMGEGIIDRFFATGVTPVTLDSMTSGFNVAQNITLDNKFHQMAGFTEEELRSMIENTIYEEGKFDIDTVVADMRSWYNGSRFSPDASERLYNPQMVITFLSHFNSNFKYPNEMADQNVTSDYKKIANILNLLPGEISDSITQEILNRESISEKLIMQFNFELPYTRIEAISILFYNGLLTIQGERFQVYDFVIPNYVIKVMYWDYFRHLFEARHKIQYESIPVRDALIEMSESGKVTKFVEYVHRVLKNLSNRDLQKFSEKSIKMIFMTLLMDNNAYIVKSEYENKEGYSDLLLLPTKLNPGKDNFLLELKYLKKSSKETLETEKIKAMEQVSKYKAELAAEGIVCKAFAIIFVGKSDFAVVEGE from the coding sequence ATGAAGAAGAATATACCATCGAAATCATCAAATTATGCAAGTTTGATTGAAGAAGATGCCTTTTATGTGGATAAAACCAAATACATAAAGGTTCTCGAATCAATCAATGATAAATATTTATTCTTTCTCCGTCCCCGCAGATTCGGTAAATCACTTCTCCTTTCCATGCTTGAATATTACTATGGAATCCAACACAGAGAAAGATTCGATGAATTATTCGGGCAATACTTCATTGGGCAACCTGAGAATGTTACGCCATTAAGGAACAGTTATTACATTCTTAATTTTAGTTTTAGCGGGATAAAGACGGACAATGCTGACAGCATCGAGAAAGAGTTTAATTCTGAAGTATCATCTCAAATAATGAAATTTTTAAATACTTATTCCATAGGTTCCGAAGACGATTTCCGGGTTTTTGAGGGTAATCTGTCTAGTCCGGATCTGATGAGGAAATTTTTTACTCTCTTCCGAAAATATGTTCCTGCCGGGAAGGTGTATGTACTTATCGACGAATACGACCACTTCACAAACGAACTGTTTTCATTTAATACGGATCACTTCAAGGAAATTGTTGCGAGGAACGGCTGGGTTCGCAAGTTTTATGAAGTAATCAAGCAGTTTATGGGAGAAGGGATAATCGACAGGTTCTTTGCAACGGGTGTCACCCCCGTAACTTTGGACAGCATGACGAGCGGATTTAATGTCGCACAGAACATCACGCTTGACAATAAATTCCACCAAATGGCAGGATTTACTGAAGAAGAACTTCGGAGTATGATTGAAAATACCATATATGAAGAAGGTAAATTCGATATTGATACTGTCGTTGCAGATATGCGATCCTGGTACAACGGGAGTAGATTTTCACCTGACGCTTCTGAAAGACTCTATAACCCTCAGATGGTGATTACATTTTTATCCCACTTCAACAGCAATTTTAAATATCCCAACGAAATGGCGGATCAGAATGTAACTTCCGATTACAAAAAGATTGCGAATATTCTTAATTTGCTTCCAGGTGAAATCTCTGATTCCATAACCCAGGAGATTCTGAATAGAGAATCCATAAGTGAGAAACTAATCATGCAGTTTAATTTTGAACTGCCCTACACCAGGATTGAGGCGATATCAATTCTTTTTTATAACGGACTTCTCACAATACAGGGAGAGAGGTTCCAGGTATATGATTTTGTGATTCCCAATTATGTAATAAAAGTGATGTACTGGGATTACTTCAGACATCTATTTGAGGCACGGCACAAGATACAATATGAAAGCATACCTGTGAGAGATGCCCTTATAGAGATGTCGGAATCAGGAAAGGTCACCAAATTCGTTGAATATGTTCATAGAGTATTGAAAAACCTGTCGAACCGTGACCTTCAAAAGTTTAGTGAGAAAAGTATCAAGATGATCTTCATGACCCTGCTGATGGACAATAATGCTTATATCGTAAAAAGCGAATATGAAAACAAGGAAGGCTACTCCGACCTGTTGCTGCTTCCAACCAAACTTAACCCCGGTAAAGATAACTTTCTGCTTGAATTAAAATACCTGAAAAAAAGCAGCAAAGAGACCCTTGAAACCGAAAAGATCAAAGCCATGGAACAGGTTTCAAAATACAAAGCCGAACTCGCTGCAGAGGGAATTGTTTGTAAGGCATTCGCGATTATCTTTGTCGGGAAAAGTGATTTTGCGGTGGTGGAGGGGGAATAA
- the rmuC gene encoding DNA recombination protein RmuC yields the protein METIVFLVIGLILGLIIGYFVANMKKSGVQSEMAVLVEKSSRYENEAATLKTQLDKERSIYNEQLRRLESEKGRFEVSASRVPVLEEEVRSLQEAFKNLKAQNAALNERYISEKESLELRLKELKEAKEALTKEFENIANKIFESKTQTFTEQSRQNLESLLKPFKENITEFKTRVENIYTEETRERSSLRTELKALQELNRQLSEGAQNLTDALKGDNKTLGDWGEVVLERIFETSGLEKGREYDVQFSTKDSEGSGFRPDAIIYLPGGKQIVVDVKTSLKAYEQYHAADNEAGREYFLKEHIRSVRQHIKLLSEKSYFNLEGINSLDYVLMFIPIEPAFNILMKEAKEVYTEAFDKGIIIVTQTTLFVTLKTIQNIWKTEKRNQNAIQIAKRAQDFLKKLEGFVEKFEDIGKSLDRAQRHFTDANNLLKDGRGNLTSRGAEIARLGGFDTKKLRVGDEEFPEEEEN from the coding sequence ATGGAAACAATAGTTTTTTTAGTAATTGGGTTGATACTGGGACTGATCATCGGATACTTTGTTGCGAATATGAAAAAATCGGGTGTTCAGAGTGAGATGGCGGTGCTTGTGGAGAAGAGCAGCAGGTATGAAAATGAGGCTGCAACTCTAAAGACACAGCTTGACAAGGAGAGAAGCATTTACAATGAACAGCTTCGCAGACTGGAATCGGAAAAAGGGAGATTTGAAGTGAGTGCCTCCCGGGTACCCGTGCTTGAAGAAGAGGTAAGGTCGCTTCAGGAGGCATTCAAAAACTTGAAAGCCCAAAATGCGGCTTTGAATGAACGCTACATTTCAGAGAAAGAGAGTCTGGAACTCCGTCTTAAGGAGTTAAAAGAAGCCAAGGAAGCCCTTACCAAAGAATTTGAAAACATCGCCAACAAGATATTTGAGTCAAAAACCCAGACATTCACCGAGCAGAGCAGACAGAACCTCGAATCGCTACTGAAACCTTTCAAAGAAAATATAACCGAGTTCAAAACACGGGTGGAGAATATCTACACCGAGGAAACCCGTGAAAGATCTTCTTTGAGAACCGAGTTGAAGGCTTTGCAGGAGCTGAACAGACAATTGAGTGAGGGGGCACAAAACCTTACAGATGCATTAAAAGGGGACAACAAAACCCTTGGGGACTGGGGCGAGGTGGTACTCGAAAGGATATTCGAGACCTCAGGTCTGGAGAAAGGGCGCGAGTACGATGTTCAGTTCTCGACTAAAGATTCAGAAGGTTCGGGATTTCGTCCTGATGCAATAATATACCTTCCGGGGGGTAAGCAAATCGTAGTTGATGTGAAGACTTCACTCAAGGCTTACGAACAGTATCATGCCGCCGACAATGAAGCCGGTCGGGAGTACTTCCTCAAGGAGCATATCAGGTCGGTGAGACAGCATATCAAATTATTGAGTGAGAAAAGCTATTTCAACCTTGAAGGAATCAATTCGCTGGATTATGTCCTTATGTTTATTCCGATAGAACCGGCTTTTAACATATTGATGAAGGAAGCAAAGGAGGTTTACACCGAGGCTTTTGACAAGGGAATTATCATCGTTACCCAGACTACCCTGTTCGTAACTCTGAAAACGATCCAAAATATCTGGAAGACAGAAAAAAGGAATCAGAACGCGATACAAATAGCAAAGAGAGCCCAGGATTTCCTAAAAAAACTGGAGGGTTTTGTCGAAAAATTCGAAGACATCGGGAAGTCGCTGGACAGGGCGCAAAGGCATTTTACAGATGCAAACAACCTTCTGAAGGACGGACGGGGGAACCTGACTTCACGGGGTGCGGAAATAGCCCGACTTGGGGGGTTTGATACAAAAAAATTACGGGTTGGTGATGAGGAGTTTCCGGAAGAGGAAGAAAATTAA
- a CDS encoding YpdA family putative bacillithiol disulfide reductase has protein sequence MRYDVLIIGAGPIGLACAIEAKRNGLTYKVIEKGCLVNSIFNYPVNMTFFSTSERLEIGEVPFISHGTKPTRSEALEYYRRVAESWKLDINLYERVSGVSGTIGNFTVSSDRGVYASKIVIVSTGFFDFPNLMNIPGEELPKVKHYYDDPHLYANMDIVVIGGGNSAVDVALETFRKGARVTMVVKNPEIDKGVKYWVRPDIENRIKDGSIISYFNSSVVEIKPESVIISTPDGEKEIKNDFVLAMTGYRPDYDFLTQIGIATLDPVTMEPQYDNTTFQTNIPGIFLAGVVCCGQETRKWFIENSRYHATNIFEYIKGIL, from the coding sequence ATGAGATATGATGTACTGATCATTGGTGCGGGTCCAATAGGGCTCGCATGTGCTATTGAAGCAAAACGAAACGGACTCACATATAAAGTGATTGAAAAAGGTTGTCTTGTAAACTCCATTTTCAACTATCCTGTCAATATGACATTCTTTTCAACATCGGAAAGACTCGAAATAGGAGAAGTACCTTTCATATCACACGGCACAAAGCCCACCAGAAGTGAAGCCCTCGAATATTACAGAAGGGTGGCTGAATCATGGAAACTCGATATCAATCTTTACGAGAGGGTATCAGGTGTATCGGGAACAATCGGGAATTTTACCGTCAGTTCTGATAGAGGTGTTTACGCTTCCAAAATCGTAATCGTTTCAACCGGTTTCTTCGATTTCCCGAACCTGATGAATATCCCCGGTGAGGAACTTCCAAAGGTAAAGCATTACTACGATGATCCCCATCTCTACGCAAACATGGATATTGTGGTAATTGGTGGTGGAAATTCCGCAGTCGATGTGGCGCTCGAAACTTTTCGGAAAGGTGCCCGGGTAACAATGGTGGTCAAAAATCCGGAAATTGATAAAGGTGTGAAATACTGGGTAAGACCCGACATCGAAAACAGAATAAAAGACGGAAGTATCATCTCATATTTCAACTCAAGCGTGGTAGAAATCAAACCCGAAAGCGTTATAATCTCAACCCCTGATGGTGAAAAGGAAATCAAAAACGATTTCGTCCTTGCAATGACAGGTTACAGACCTGACTATGATTTCCTTACACAAATCGGCATCGCAACTCTCGATCCCGTTACAATGGAGCCACAGTATGACAACACAACTTTCCAGACCAATATTCCGGGGATTTTCCTCGCGGGTGTAGTCTGCTGCGGTCAGGAAACCAGAAAATGGTTCATTGAAAATTCAAGATATCATGCAACAAATATTTTTGAATACATCAAAGGGATATTGTGA
- a CDS encoding DUF2203 domain-containing protein has translation METEIKYFTPLEAKKTLPLVRKIVDDILVEGRELKLLLQIESRTEEIEEKIELKKDKILLYIEELSEIGCFFKDWNFEFGLVDFPSVIDGEEVLLCWRSDEEDIKFYHGLNDGFRGRKEIPAGYLDL, from the coding sequence ATGGAAACAGAAATTAAATATTTTACCCCTCTTGAGGCGAAAAAAACACTTCCGCTCGTCAGAAAAATTGTGGATGACATTTTGGTGGAAGGTAGAGAATTAAAATTGTTGCTTCAAATTGAATCAAGAACCGAAGAAATCGAAGAAAAAATCGAACTGAAAAAAGATAAAATTCTCCTTTACATAGAAGAACTTTCAGAAATTGGTTGTTTCTTTAAAGACTGGAATTTTGAGTTTGGGCTTGTCGATTTTCCTTCAGTTATCGACGGTGAGGAAGTGTTGCTTTGCTGGAGAAGCGATGAGGAGGATATCAAATTTTATCACGGACTGAATGACGGCTTCAGGGGAAGAAAAGAGATCCCTGCAGGTTATCTCGACTTATGA
- a CDS encoding FAD-dependent oxidoreductase: MSGNYDQIVIGAGYGGLVAAALLAKAGRKVLLLEAHTVPGGCASFYSRKGILFDAGATTLSGMAAAQPMQRMFNELGIEPKVKRLDPGMIIKLGDRELVRYANLDKWIDETERFFKLPRLREFWELVHWVDRTGYSLIGNNGRIPPVSLGDMLSLAKPSNLKGLPLLPYLFKPVEKVMKKFGLDKDPLFRSFIDEQLLITTQNTASDSPFLTAALGLAYPAETYYPYGGLFFPAKEIEKKFKVFGGDAKYKKRVTAIQKNANGYLVKTGDGSEYRSAGVITNIPLWNIPEITSGEIKEYFVKSLPDSSDAWGAFMVNFAIDYPFEEDVKTAYWQIHVPEGVPHCESKSFFVTFSLADDEQKAPKGMKSVTISLHTKPENWAGIDRQEYERRKNETGKFILEKFDQAFTGMANNKQFVEFGTPSTFERYTFRFKGLVGGVPHSVKNNLLKMHSGVTPFKGFYNTGDTVFPGQGTVAVTVGAMNMVNRILDKA; this comes from the coding sequence ATGAGTGGAAATTATGATCAGATAGTAATCGGTGCAGGGTACGGGGGGCTTGTTGCAGCGGCACTTCTGGCGAAGGCGGGTAGGAAAGTGTTGCTCCTCGAGGCTCACACAGTACCCGGTGGGTGTGCCTCTTTCTATTCGAGAAAAGGAATTCTGTTTGATGCGGGCGCCACCACCTTGAGTGGAATGGCTGCAGCACAGCCGATGCAAAGGATGTTCAATGAACTCGGTATTGAACCGAAAGTAAAAAGACTCGATCCCGGTATGATCATAAAACTTGGAGACAGGGAATTAGTCAGATACGCTAATTTGGACAAGTGGATTGATGAGACTGAGCGCTTTTTCAAACTTCCCCGTTTAAGGGAATTCTGGGAGCTTGTTCATTGGGTTGACAGGACCGGCTATTCACTCATCGGAAACAACGGTCGAATTCCCCCTGTGTCCTTGGGTGATATGCTTTCTCTTGCGAAGCCGTCAAATCTGAAGGGCTTGCCGTTACTCCCGTACCTTTTTAAACCAGTTGAAAAGGTGATGAAAAAGTTCGGATTGGACAAAGACCCTCTGTTCAGAAGCTTTATTGATGAGCAACTATTGATCACAACCCAGAATACCGCGAGCGATTCTCCATTTCTGACTGCAGCTTTGGGGCTGGCCTATCCGGCTGAAACATACTACCCTTATGGAGGACTTTTCTTCCCTGCAAAAGAGATTGAAAAAAAGTTCAAAGTATTCGGAGGTGATGCCAAATATAAAAAACGGGTTACCGCCATACAGAAAAATGCAAACGGATATCTGGTAAAAACCGGAGACGGCTCAGAGTACCGCTCAGCCGGTGTGATTACAAACATCCCTCTTTGGAATATCCCTGAGATTACTTCTGGTGAGATAAAAGAATATTTTGTGAAATCCCTCCCCGACAGTTCGGATGCGTGGGGTGCATTTATGGTTAATTTTGCAATTGACTATCCTTTTGAAGAGGATGTAAAAACTGCCTACTGGCAGATACATGTACCTGAGGGGGTGCCGCACTGTGAATCAAAATCCTTTTTTGTGACATTTTCACTTGCCGACGATGAACAAAAAGCACCCAAAGGGATGAAAAGCGTAACGATATCGCTGCATACAAAGCCCGAAAACTGGGCGGGGATTGATCGACAGGAGTATGAGAGAAGGAAAAATGAAACCGGAAAGTTCATACTGGAGAAATTTGATCAGGCTTTCACCGGAATGGCGAATAATAAACAATTTGTTGAGTTCGGCACACCATCCACTTTTGAGAGATATACCTTCAGATTTAAAGGACTTGTCGGCGGGGTTCCTCATTCGGTAAAGAACAATCTCCTTAAGATGCACTCAGGTGTGACACCATTCAAGGGTTTCTACAACACCGGAGACACTGTTTTCCCGGGGCAGGGAACTGTCGCCGTGACGGTCGGTGCGATGAACATGGTAAACCGTATTTTAGACAAAGCTTAG
- the crtI gene encoding phytoene desaturase, producing MQKKNVVIIGSGLGGLSAALRLSSKGHKVTIIEKFNKAGGRLNQLKMDGFTFDVGPSFMSMTYELDELFESCGIKNPVTMQELDPLYTVYFEGNPKPYRIFKGLKKLEKEFEGLEPNLAEKADKYLKRAGEFFHDTEGKVVKSNFDSKLEYVLKLTGVPMKHLPYLFKTMWSEVEKTFESEEVRVIFSLVAFFLGSTPFQTPSVYSLLNYTEMRHNGYWKVKGGMYKLVDELLKLLEERGVEIVYNTEITGVEENNGSVTKMVDSTGKKWEADIFIANADAASFRGRVLGRPKFSDEKLDKMHWTLAPFTIYLGVKGQIPNLEHHNYFLGSNFRGYADTIFTSSISPQKPYYYVNVSSKSFPDCAPEGCENIFILCPVPDLRYKKNWDDREELAQNIIDDLSQRVGYDISGNIITKKIMDPVEWEKAFNLYKGSGLGLAHDMDQVGAFRPKNKDEKFDNLYYVGASTTPGTGLPMVVISSKLVMERLEKDYGIL from the coding sequence ATGCAAAAGAAGAATGTAGTTATTATTGGATCAGGACTCGGTGGATTATCCGCTGCTTTGAGGCTTTCATCAAAAGGTCATAAAGTTACGATAATCGAGAAATTCAACAAAGCGGGTGGCAGACTAAACCAGTTGAAAATGGACGGATTCACATTTGATGTGGGACCATCATTCATGAGTATGACATATGAACTGGATGAACTTTTCGAATCATGCGGCATAAAAAATCCGGTCACAATGCAGGAGCTCGATCCCCTCTACACGGTTTACTTCGAGGGGAATCCCAAACCTTACAGAATATTTAAGGGTCTTAAGAAACTCGAAAAAGAGTTCGAAGGGCTTGAGCCGAATCTGGCAGAGAAGGCCGACAAATATTTAAAAAGAGCCGGTGAATTTTTCCATGATACCGAGGGGAAAGTTGTAAAATCCAACTTTGACAGCAAACTCGAATATGTTCTTAAGCTGACAGGTGTTCCGATGAAACATCTTCCTTATCTCTTCAAGACAATGTGGAGCGAGGTTGAGAAGACTTTTGAGTCGGAGGAAGTAAGGGTAATCTTTTCACTGGTGGCTTTTTTTCTTGGTTCGACACCATTTCAAACCCCCTCAGTATATTCACTCCTGAATTATACTGAGATGAGGCACAATGGATATTGGAAAGTTAAGGGTGGAATGTATAAATTAGTTGATGAACTTTTAAAACTTCTTGAAGAAAGAGGAGTTGAAATTGTTTACAACACAGAGATAACCGGAGTGGAGGAAAACAACGGTTCCGTAACCAAAATGGTTGATTCGACGGGGAAGAAATGGGAAGCTGACATCTTCATTGCAAATGCCGATGCGGCATCATTCAGAGGGAGAGTGCTTGGAAGACCCAAATTCTCCGATGAAAAACTCGACAAGATGCACTGGACTCTTGCACCTTTCACTATTTATCTTGGGGTTAAGGGACAGATACCAAATCTGGAGCATCATAACTATTTCCTCGGCAGTAATTTCAGAGGATATGCAGACACGATCTTCACATCCTCCATATCGCCGCAGAAACCGTATTATTATGTGAATGTTTCCTCAAAGTCATTTCCTGATTGTGCACCTGAGGGTTGTGAGAATATATTTATTCTTTGTCCTGTACCAGATCTCAGGTATAAGAAAAACTGGGACGACAGGGAAGAACTTGCTCAGAATATTATCGATGATCTCTCACAGAGAGTAGGGTATGATATTTCGGGTAACATAATCACCAAAAAAATAATGGACCCTGTAGAATGGGAAAAAGCTTTCAATCTCTACAAAGGTTCGGGACTTGGGCTTGCTCACGACATGGATCAGGTGGGTGCGTTCAGACCAAAAAACAAAGATGAAAAATTTGATAATTTGTATTATGTTGGTGCTTCGACTACACCCGGCACCGGATTACCGATGGTTGTGATAAGCTCAAAACTTGTAATGGAAAGATTAGAGAAAGATTATGGAATTTTATAG